From Heliomicrobium modesticaldum Ice1, a single genomic window includes:
- a CDS encoding SpoIIE family protein phosphatase, with protein MYPFRRERIPARDEGEGKKSGWFSWFGSASAAPGTASPKSTVDLSSSLKAVTGKVTHSAKTALHSVHTLSVALGKAWRKGLSFSRDIRVWLWWITIFLLARGTLLGGLAVAAPAALAVTAARRPGLLLWSVTAAAAGWYTGRFSSEMAALSQDPLGVRPIIQLAAWLSVAVVTAIVARRRDPSATLLAVMTALTIWAVEGAAVAWMTPSLYSGVLVAFEGLFAAVAVVIMATAESTLEAPTGRTWNRDEQACLVVLGLLLLLGFPQEPLFGLTLPGIAAKFCVLLAAYAIGPGAGAAGGVAIGLLPPLAVFGAPSSLALLALSGLLAGLFRPWAKPGVIGGFLSGHLLLSIYMSHSQDVRSLLLEAAIAGLLLIAWPSGWVQRLRQRLSARKKESILPEPAVPVSAKIDEMGRMIGQMAVTFDEMAEPAPAPGDKPWEPILLAIAERVCKPCPSYGLCWERDAERTRQYLNEILQQVEEKGQVTAKSLTPQLARRCARLTELSATIGCLLETVEVDRYWRRKLSEGRHLVSAHFRGLAGWMTSLAHDLEHASLPEKRGERLAKALKERGFRLKGLKEHGEGGHWRIYVEGSGCSGTWPCAEHAAAAAAKVLGQTFIVGKSDCRSGAPGRCAFSLIPIRPYGVQIGLAQAARHGSAVNGDTVGCWEAPASQMVVSLSDGSGVGPRAARESSATLSLLEHLCRMGIDPGEALRSVNALVALATEEESFATVDMAVIDLASAEAEIFKLGAAASYLKRGRRVQVLRQSSLPLGILKNLEVESLTVAMLPGDRLLLVSDGIVEAIRPSADGGGKSRRSRNNGQSDDWLANWLERDATAEPQALADLILREAIRLGGGKARDDCTVVVIALSGREDRG; from the coding sequence GTGTATCCTTTTCGTCGGGAACGGATCCCGGCGCGTGATGAGGGCGAAGGGAAAAAAAGCGGATGGTTCTCCTGGTTCGGCTCCGCTTCAGCGGCCCCAGGCACAGCCAGCCCCAAAAGCACAGTCGACCTGTCGTCGTCGCTCAAGGCCGTGACGGGCAAGGTGACCCATTCGGCCAAGACAGCGCTGCACAGCGTCCACACCTTGTCCGTAGCGCTCGGCAAAGCTTGGCGGAAAGGTTTGTCTTTCAGCCGGGACATCCGCGTCTGGCTCTGGTGGATCACCATCTTTCTGCTGGCGAGAGGAACCCTGCTCGGCGGTCTGGCAGTCGCCGCCCCGGCGGCGCTGGCGGTGACAGCGGCGCGCCGACCTGGGCTGTTGCTTTGGAGTGTGACGGCTGCGGCGGCAGGATGGTATACGGGGCGGTTCTCTTCGGAAATGGCGGCCCTTTCTCAAGACCCTCTCGGCGTGCGTCCGATCATCCAGCTGGCGGCATGGCTGTCCGTCGCCGTTGTCACAGCGATTGTCGCCCGTCGGCGCGATCCATCGGCTACCCTGCTCGCTGTCATGACCGCCTTGACGATCTGGGCGGTGGAAGGCGCGGCGGTGGCCTGGATGACCCCCTCCCTTTACAGCGGTGTGCTGGTCGCTTTTGAAGGGCTTTTTGCCGCTGTCGCCGTCGTCATCATGGCCACCGCAGAAAGCACGCTGGAAGCCCCGACTGGGCGGACCTGGAACCGGGACGAACAGGCATGCCTGGTGGTCCTTGGCCTGCTCCTCTTGCTGGGCTTTCCTCAGGAACCGCTGTTCGGCCTTACCCTGCCGGGTATCGCCGCCAAGTTCTGCGTGCTCCTTGCGGCATACGCGATCGGACCTGGCGCAGGCGCCGCCGGCGGCGTCGCGATCGGACTGCTCCCGCCGCTCGCCGTCTTCGGCGCGCCGTCATCGCTGGCCCTTCTGGCTCTCTCCGGGCTGTTGGCTGGTCTGTTTCGCCCCTGGGCGAAACCGGGCGTGATCGGCGGCTTCCTGTCGGGCCACCTGCTGCTTTCCATTTATATGTCCCATTCCCAGGATGTGCGGTCGCTGCTGCTGGAAGCAGCCATCGCCGGTCTGCTCCTCATCGCCTGGCCGTCCGGTTGGGTGCAGCGTCTCCGCCAGCGCTTGTCGGCCCGAAAAAAAGAGTCCATCTTACCGGAACCGGCCGTTCCGGTCAGTGCAAAGATTGATGAAATGGGCCGCATGATCGGGCAGATGGCCGTCACCTTCGATGAGATGGCAGAGCCGGCGCCTGCGCCGGGAGACAAGCCTTGGGAGCCGATCCTGCTGGCGATCGCCGAACGGGTGTGCAAGCCTTGTCCGAGTTATGGGCTCTGTTGGGAACGGGATGCCGAGCGGACGCGGCAGTACCTGAACGAGATCCTCCAGCAGGTGGAGGAGAAAGGCCAGGTGACGGCCAAATCGTTGACGCCCCAACTGGCCCGCCGCTGCGCCCGCCTGACTGAGCTGTCGGCTACTATCGGATGTCTCTTGGAGACGGTGGAAGTGGATCGGTACTGGCGGCGCAAACTCAGCGAAGGAAGGCATCTGGTCAGCGCTCACTTCCGGGGATTGGCAGGATGGATGACATCGCTCGCCCACGACCTGGAGCATGCGTCCCTACCTGAAAAAAGAGGGGAACGGCTGGCCAAGGCGCTAAAGGAGCGCGGCTTCAGGCTCAAGGGGCTCAAAGAGCACGGCGAGGGCGGACATTGGCGGATATATGTAGAAGGCAGCGGCTGCTCCGGCACATGGCCTTGCGCGGAACATGCCGCAGCCGCTGCCGCCAAGGTGCTCGGGCAAACCTTTATCGTCGGCAAGTCTGACTGCCGCAGCGGCGCCCCCGGTCGGTGCGCTTTCAGTCTGATCCCTATCCGGCCCTATGGCGTGCAGATCGGCCTGGCCCAGGCTGCCCGCCACGGCAGCGCCGTCAACGGCGACACGGTCGGCTGCTGGGAAGCGCCAGCGTCGCAGATGGTCGTCTCTCTCAGCGACGGTTCTGGCGTCGGGCCACGGGCTGCCCGGGAAAGCAGCGCCACCCTGTCCTTGCTCGAACACCTTTGCCGCATGGGCATCGATCCGGGGGAGGCCTTGCGGTCTGTAAACGCGCTGGTTGCATTGGCGACGGAAGAGGAGTCCTTCGCCACCGTCGATATGGCCGTCATCGATCTGGCGTCGGCCGAGGCGGAGATCTTCAAACTCGGCGCAGCGGCCAGTTACCTGAAGCGGGGACGACGCGTGCAGGTTCTCCGGCAGTCCTCGCTGCCGCTGGGAATTCTAAAAAACTTGGAGGTAGAATCGCTCACTGTGGCCATGCTGCCCGGCGACCGCCTGCTCCTCGTCAGCGATGGCATCGTTGAGGCAATTCGCCCGAGCGCCGATGGGGGAGGAAAAAGCCGCCGCAGCCGCAACAACGGCCAAAGCGATGACTGGCTGGCGAACTGGCTGGAGCGCGATGCCACCGCTGAACCGCAGGCCCTGGCCGACCTGATCCTTCGGGAGGCGATCCGCCTGGGTGGAGGCAAGGCGCGGGATGACTGCACTGTTGTCGTCATCGCTTTATCGGGAAGAGAGGATAGGGGATGA
- the tilS gene encoding tRNA lysidine(34) synthetase TilS produces the protein MLDQFLQRLHRHRLIEPQQRVLIAVSGGIDSVSLLLLFHQAAPQMDLKLSVAHYNHGLRGEAADEDEAFVAALAGRLGLPCYRERAPQGWWTREPGTKMEAARRLRYDFLERVAKAAGADRIALGHHADDQVETVLFHFLRGSGLRGLAGMPIRRGPYIRPLLAFRRAELAAFLQAERQEWRHDASNDSTLYTRNRIRHELIPLLHDYNPRFAEAIGRMSRLCLDDADYLDEVADRELARLTNEEGLDAKGLEALPRAIGRRVLRRFIEAAAAMPGFEKTEAMLQRLTERGGKSGPVDQVSGHTLVSEAGRLRLYKDLPWKGDGGFYRPLPEPGEPGRWQSVAVPEAGGRMRIARWDRIDDRDPLEPGEREICLKPSVAALGPLVIRSRRPGDWFYPAGGTGRKKVKDYLIDQKTPRSIRQKIPLLTAGEEVLWIIGYRPDRRFLATAATTPIIALRWQGKSI, from the coding sequence TTGCTTGATCAATTTCTCCAAAGGCTCCACCGGCATCGGCTGATCGAACCGCAACAGCGCGTGCTTATCGCCGTATCCGGTGGCATCGACTCGGTCAGTTTGTTGTTGTTGTTCCATCAAGCGGCGCCGCAAATGGACTTGAAGCTCTCGGTAGCCCATTACAACCACGGCCTGCGCGGGGAAGCTGCCGATGAAGATGAAGCCTTTGTGGCCGCGCTGGCCGGAAGGCTAGGCCTTCCCTGTTACCGGGAGCGGGCGCCGCAAGGGTGGTGGACCCGGGAGCCGGGGACAAAGATGGAGGCCGCGCGGCGTCTGCGTTATGATTTTTTGGAGCGTGTCGCGAAAGCCGCCGGTGCTGACCGGATCGCCCTGGGCCATCATGCCGACGACCAAGTGGAAACGGTCTTGTTCCATTTCTTGCGCGGCAGCGGTCTGCGCGGATTGGCGGGCATGCCGATCCGACGCGGCCCTTACATCCGTCCGCTGCTCGCCTTTCGACGGGCTGAGTTGGCGGCCTTTCTCCAGGCGGAGCGACAGGAATGGCGTCACGACGCCAGCAATGACTCCACCCTCTACACGCGCAATCGCATCCGCCATGAGCTGATCCCGCTGTTGCATGACTATAACCCACGTTTTGCCGAGGCGATTGGACGCATGAGCCGCCTCTGCCTCGATGACGCCGACTACCTGGACGAGGTGGCCGACCGGGAATTGGCCCGGTTGACGAACGAAGAGGGGCTCGATGCCAAAGGCCTGGAAGCGCTGCCCAGGGCCATCGGCCGTCGCGTTCTGCGCCGCTTTATCGAAGCGGCGGCGGCGATGCCCGGCTTCGAGAAAACTGAGGCGATGCTGCAGCGGCTGACTGAGCGGGGTGGCAAGAGCGGGCCTGTCGACCAGGTGAGCGGACACACCCTTGTCAGTGAAGCCGGACGGCTTCGTCTCTACAAGGACCTTCCCTGGAAGGGGGACGGCGGATTTTACCGCCCCTTGCCGGAGCCTGGAGAGCCGGGGCGTTGGCAGTCGGTCGCAGTGCCCGAGGCTGGCGGGAGGATGCGCATCGCGAGATGGGATCGCATCGACGATAGGGACCCCTTAGAACCGGGCGAACGCGAAATCTGCCTCAAGCCATCCGTAGCGGCCCTGGGCCCCCTGGTCATCCGCAGCCGGAGACCAGGTGATTGGTTTTATCCCGCTGGAGGGACGGGGAGAAAGAAAGTCAAAGACTACCTCATCGACCAAAAGACGCCCCGGAGTATCAGACAGAAGATCCCCTTATTGACAGCAGGAGAGGAGGTACTCTGGATCATCGGATATCGCCCCGACCGCCGTTTTCTCGCGACCGCAGCGACCACCCCCATCATCGCCCTTCGCTGGCAAGGGAAAAGTATTTGA